The sequence below is a genomic window from Roseivirga misakiensis.
TCTTATTTTGGCGAGTATTTTCAAGACGGCTCTCCCATCGAGAATAACTGGATGAATAGGCTCAATAGTGAGGATTTTGGTAACCTCATTAATTACCAAGAGCAATATCAGCCTGGGTCTATCAGATACGAGGTCGGAGAAAGTGCCAATTTTATTTTGACCCCAATGCTGACAAAAGCCATTGCTCAAGTAAATGAATGGGGACAGGAAAATATTCAGGATTACTGTCGAGAAATGACCACACCTTATATCAATGAATTGGTTAATCTGGGTGTAATCATAGAAGATAGTAGTTTCAGAGGCGAGCACCTATTCGGCTTACGACTACCTGACCACATGGACATGGAAGATATGAAACGTAGGTTTGCCGAGCAGCGGATATTTGTGTCCATCAGAGGAAATTCCATTCGAATCTCGCCGAATGTCTACAATGATGCGTCCGACTTGGAAAGATTAGTAGATACTTTCAAGGTTTTGGATCATTCACATGCTTAATCATACAGTAGTTGCCTTTTTTGCAAGGGTCTTACTTGGCGTTATATTTTTAATGCAGGGGATTGGTAAGGTCTTCACTTGGGGTCTCGACGGTGTTTATAATAGCTTTAAACCCTACGAAGATACATTTCTACCCAAATTCTCGATTGTATTTGCAGCTTACTACACGTCATATGCGGAGCTTATCTGCGGCGCCTTGCTCATTATAGGACTTTTTAAAAACTATGCCCTTTATGCGCTGGCCTTGGTACTTCTAATCGTATCATTTGGACATGGTTTAACCTCCCCAATCTGGGATATGAGCCACGTGATGTGGCGTAGTATGCTGCTAATTTTCTTGTTGGTGATTCCGCAAGAATGGGATAAGTGGCAAATAGAAAGCCTTATCCGAAAAGAAAAATCTTAGTCTTTTAATCATTTCGCGGCTAGCAACATTCAAGGCTAAACCGATACAAATTATTTCGGCAACAAGGTTTTTAAGATTCGAATCATCTACGTACTTTTGTCC
It includes:
- a CDS encoding DoxX family protein, whose protein sequence is MLNHTVVAFFARVLLGVIFLMQGIGKVFTWGLDGVYNSFKPYEDTFLPKFSIVFAAYYTSYAELICGALLIIGLFKNYALYALALVLLIVSFGHGLTSPIWDMSHVMWRSMLLIFLLVIPQEWDKWQIESLIRKEKS